The following proteins are co-located in the Halictus rubicundus isolate RS-2024b chromosome 1, iyHalRubi1_principal, whole genome shotgun sequence genome:
- the Dronc gene encoding death regulator Nedd2-like caspase, whose product MNQKHRDTIDSYCEDIVPKINLNTLWPKLLENKIFNRDDVNVPRWKDSLMDKSTARDIYLTIKTRGPYAFNRFIASLKQSGHESLADVLEGKTFTFVDNELQKNISEGNAINKEPVGERKFRSNTGRVQDNFFYDIQSSNIPLQIQVQKATEFLDGPVYENVERYPMRSKPRGLVLIITNIHYKYCYKEPRSSAAHDEENMKNLFEEMGFRVVSHFDLTKQQFVEKVREFSQHKHLRNVDSCFVIVSSHGNVNSQYEVTEIECVDNNPESVLQNDKTVLCKDILDYFTAEACPHLAGKPKIFIFQLCRGKKIQKSVKEPRHTTDISNFNSTDGMIGPKTNFHETIRNYEDILVTQATLPGHVAFRDTITGSWFIQILCEVFMNYACKSHLQDLLNMVDSRLKIQRTTKEECQTLTVTSIGFNKHCFLNPGLFEET is encoded by the exons ATGAATCAAAAACATCGTGATACGATCGATTCGTACTGTGAAGATATAGTacctaaaataaatttaaatacgtTATGGCCTAAATTATTggagaataaaatttttaatagagACGATGTAAATGTACCGCGATGGAAG gATAGTCTTATGGACAAATCAACCGCACGGGACATATACTTGACAATTAAAACTAGAGGACCGTACGCATTTAATCGTTTCATTGCGAGTCTAAAACAAAGTGGACACGAGAGTTTGGCTGATGTCTTAGAAGGAAAAACATTTACATTTGTGGATAACGAGTTGCAAAAAAATATTAGCGAGGGTAACGCTATTAACAAAGAGCCTGTTGGTGAAAGAAAATTTAGATCTAATACGGGAAG GGTAcaagacaattttttttacgaTATACAGTCGTCAAACATACCTTTACAAATTCAAGTACAGAAGGCTACAGAATTTTTGGATGGACCTGTGTACGAAAATGTTGAAAGATATCCAATGCGAAGTAAACCTCGTGGATTggttttaataattacaaatattCATTACAAATATTGCTATAAAGAACCTAGAAGTTCGGCAGCACACGAtgaagaaaatatgaaaaatctcTTCGAAGAAATGGGATTTCGTGTAGTTTCTCATTTCGATTTAACGAAACAG CAATTtgtggagaaagtaagagaattTTCCCAACACAAACATTTACGGAATGTTGATTCCTGCTTTGTTATCGTTAGTAGTCATGGTAATGTAAATTCGCAATACGAGGTCACCGAAATTGAGTGTGTGGATAATAATCCTGAGAGCGTTCTACAAAATGATAAAACTGTTTTGTGCAAGGATATTTTGGATTACTTTACTGCCGAAGCGTGTCCTCATCTTGCCGGAAAGCCCAAAATCTTCATTTTTCAATTATGTAG AGgaaaaaaaatacagaaatccGTGAAAGAACCGCGACACACAACGGACATTAGTAATTTTAATTCGACCGACGGAATGATCGGTCCTAAGACGAATTTCCACGAGACAATAAGAAACTACGAGGATATATTAGTGACACAGGCTACTCTCCCGGGACACGTTGCTTTTCGAGACACAATAACCGGCAGTTGGTTCATCCAAATTTTATGCGAAGTATTTATGAATTACGCGTGTAAATCGCATCTTCAGGACTTGCTTAATATG GTGGACTCACGATTAAAAATACAAAGAACGACAAAGGAGGAATGTCAAACTTTGACAGTAACATCGATAGGATTCAATAAACATTGTTTCCTGAACCCAGGCCTTTTTGAAGAAACATAG